From the Candidatus Micrarchaeota archaeon genome, the window ACCCCCAAGCCCTTACGGGCACCAGATGGCTCACCGCACAGGTTAAAAGGTCTCGAGTCTGGCGCGTTACCTGGTTCCGCCACCCCGGCTTCTTCTCACCGCTTTTTCGCCGGATTCTTTGATAAGGTAGTTTTCTATTTAAAATTTTTTGTTCTTTGCCGCTTTACTTTCGCGATTGGTGAACAAATTCCGAATTTTACTTTCGCGAAGAGGACCTGCAAGTTTGCAAACTTGTTCCGGAAAAATCAATTTAAATCGGAACTGTTCCGTTAAATCATGATTAAACCGGAACTACGTTCACAGAAGTTTAAGAAGCGGGTCGGCCAACCGATACCTGTTTTCCGTCCTTACAACGAACCCATGCTTTATCAACTGGGTGAGATAATCGGATACTACGCAGAATTTTTAATTGTTCCGGAAAAAATCGGTTCAAGCGGAACCGTTCCGTTTTGAAAAGGATGATCCGAAACATTCCCTTCTAACGTACCAGTTTGATCCCGTTGTCTGTAATCTTGAACTGATGCGGTTTCACATCCGCATTTGCAAGTCTCATCTTCAGCACGATCAAGTATCTCTTCCCGGTTCTGATATCGCGTTCGAGTTTTATTATACCGTCGGACAGAAATTCCGAGAACGTGTCCCTGGTTAAACCGACCGCACCTTCAGGTAACTCGGTAACAACCAGCACCGTTGCATCCATCATCTTCACCCGTGTCATCAGTCCCATTATCGCTCCGATGGTTATTACTTCCTTCGAATAGTTGATCTCCTTAGGTATCCTCATAGTTCTGGCGATTTCCGCACCTGCGGCAATTTCTGCATACAGGCTTAACACTGACAACGAATCGATGGTCAACCTGTTCGGTTTGAACCGTTTAGCCTCTCTCTCGATTTCCAATATCACGTCCACGACATGTTTCTTTGACAGGTTGTAGTTCATCATCTTGAGTAGTCCCTTGGCTTCGTATTTCTCAAAGTTCCAACCCATCTGGTTAGCCTGTCTCAGTACGATGTCCCTGTTCTCTTCAAACGATACGTACATGCATCGCTCGCCTTTCTTAAGACCTTCTGCAATGTACTGCAACCCCAATATGCTTTTACCGGTTCCCGGACCACCGGTGACAAGGATTACTTCTTTATCCGGAAACCCGCCACCCAAAATTTTGTCAAGACCTTTAACACCCGTGCTCACGACCATACCTACCATCTCCTTCTCATCCTATATATTCCGGATTGAAGATCGGTTCGTTTTAAAGATTGATCCCTTCATCTTCATCCTCATCGGAACCGATATCCTGCTTACCGTCTTGTTCGGTACCAGTGTCCGGACGTTCTTTATTAACGTCCGAAGTTTTCGGTTCCTCGGATAACCGTTTGGCAGAAGGGATACGGGAATAACCTTCCGGTGTTTCGTATGTAACGGGTTGTTCTTTCTCCTCTTTTTGTTCTACCTTTTGTTCGCGTTTCGGTTTAACGGATTTGATCAGATGCTCTATCAACGCGACCAGTATACCTAACCAAACGTACGTGATCAGACCGGTTATTATCGGTGCGGCTACGGCCGCGTACGGAGTAAGTTTACCGTGTTTTCTGAACCTGTACCCTGCCCACAGAGACAACGCGATCAGTATCAGCCATAGTATGTCGCAGATTATCCACGACCCTACCTTTATCATTAGACCTGCGCAACCCGTTCTCAGTTTGAACGGAAGATTTATCAACGGCGCGTTGAATTCGCTCTCGTTTGCAGACCCGATGATCGGTGTGTAATTGGCGAATACGCTGCTCAACATGTCCGATATGTCTAGACCTGCCCCTTCAGTAGGTCTAGGTTTTGGCGG encodes:
- a CDS encoding AAA family ATPase, whose protein sequence is MVGMVVSTGVKGLDKILGGGFPDKEVILVTGGPGTGKSILGLQYIAEGLKKGERCMYVSFEENRDIVLRQANQMGWNFEKYEAKGLLKMMNYNLSKKHVVDVILEIEREAKRFKPNRLTIDSLSVLSLYAEIAAGAEIARTMRIPKEINYSKEVITIGAIMGLMTRVKMMDATVLVVTELPEGAVGLTRDTFSEFLSDGIIKLERDIRTGKRYLIVLKMRLANADVKPHQFKITDNGIKLVR